The Papaver somniferum cultivar HN1 chromosome 3, ASM357369v1, whole genome shotgun sequence genome includes a region encoding these proteins:
- the LOC113355933 gene encoding cytochrome P450 84A1-like, translated as MVLDLQWLLYFTILPVLIFSMTILLTARKKLPYPPGPKGLPLLGNMFMMDQLTHRGLAKLSKQHGKNGLMYLRIGFLHMVSISTPEMARQVLQVQDSIFSNRPANIAIKYLTYDRADMAFAHYGPFWRQMRKICVVNLFSRKRAESWVSVRDEVESMVRFIDSKVGSPVNIGELVFNLMKNIIFRAAFGTASNEGQDEFVSIMQEFSKLFGAFNLADFFPGLGWIDPQGLNKRLVKARLSLDRFIDSIIDDHENKMMQKRNGNGDGTLGVEADMVDELLAANKNETSINLTRDNIKAIIMDVMFGGTETVASAIEWTMAELMKSPQDLSKVQQELDEVVGVDKRLQERDLENLTYLKFVVRETLRLHPPIPLLLHETSEDTEVDGYRIPRGSRVMINVWAVGRDQNSWEDAETYKPSRFCKEGAADFKGNNFEFLSFGSGRRSCPGMQLGLYALESSVAHLIHCFSWELPNGMKPSEMDMMDVFGLTAPRVVRLVAVPSRRLSCPLL; from the exons ATGGTTCTTGATTTACAATGGTTACTCTACTTCACCATACTTCCAGTACTCATATTCTCAATGACTATTTTGCTTACTGCACGTAAAAAGCTTCCATACCCACCTGGTCCGAAAGGGTTACCACTTTTAGGAAACATGTTCATGATGGATCAACTTACTCATCGCGGACTTGCTAAATTAAGTAAACAACATGGCAAAAATGGTCTCATGTATCTCAGGATCGGGTTTCTTCATATGGTTTCTATCTCAACACCTGAAATGGCTCGTCAAGTTCTTCAAGTCCAAGACAGTATTTTTTCAAACCGTCCAGCAAATATCGCGATTAAATACTTAACTTATGATCGTGCTGATATGGCTTTCGCTCATTATGGCCCGTTTTGGCGTCAAATGAGAAAGATTTGTGTAGTTAATCTGTTCAGCAGAAAACGTGCCGAGTCTTGGGTATCGGTACGTGATGAAGTTGAGTCGATGGTTCGATTTATTGATTCTAAAGTTGGATCACCGGTTAACATAGGGGAATTAGTGTTTAACCTTATGAAGAATATAATTTTTAGAGCTGCTTTTGGAACAGCTTCAAATGAGGGTCAGGATGAGTTTGTTTCTATAATGCAAGAGTTTTCTAAACTATTTGGTGCTTTCAATCTTGCTGATTTTTTCCCTGGACTTGGATGGATCGATCCACAGGGATTAAATAAACGACTCGTTAAAGCTCGGCTGTCTTTGGATCGGTTTATTGACAGTATTATTGatgatcatgaaaataaaatgatGCAAAAGCGGAATGGAAACGGTGATGGAACTTTAGGAGTAGAGGCTGATATGGTTGATGAACTTCTTGCTGCAAATAAGAACGAAACTTCAATTAATCTTACTAGAGATAATATCAAAGCTATCATTATG GATGTCATGTTTGGTGGTACAGAAACAGTTGCATCTGCAATCGAATGGACCATGGCTGAGCTAATGAAAAGCCCGCAAGATCTATCGAAAGTACAACAGGAACTAGACGAAGTTGTTGGTGTTGACAAAAGACTCCAAGAGAGAGATCTTGAAAACTTGACATATTTAAAATTTGTTGTTAGAGAGACACTACGATTACACCCACCAATACCATTACTCCTTCACGAAACATCTGAAGATACAGAGGTTGATGGGTATAGGATTCCAAGAGGTTCTCGAGTTATGATAAATGTATGGGCAGTCGGAAGAGACCAGAATTCATGGGAAGATGCAGAAACATATAAGCCATCTAGATTTTGTAAAGAAGGCGCAGCTGATTTTAAGGGTAATAATTTTGAGTTTCTCTCATTTGGGTCCGGTCGACGATCTTGTCCAGGTATGCAACTCGGGCTTTATGCACTGGAATCTTCTGTAGCTCATCTGATTCATTGTTTTTCATGGGAGTTACCTAATGGAATGAAACCTAGTGAAATGGATATGATGGATGTGTTTGGGCTCACTGCACCTAGAGTTGTCCGTCTTGTGGCAGTTCCAAGCCGTCGTCTTAGTTGTCCGTTACTTTAA